A single genomic interval of Oscillatoria sp. FACHB-1407 harbors:
- a CDS encoding nucleotidyltransferase family protein has product MLRTQSSAMYGIDIPQQKIVEFCQRWKVVEFALFGSILPEDFRPDSDVDVLVTFAPDATWTLSDHIDMPDELKKPLWAEGRTCEPSRD; this is encoded by the coding sequence GTGTTGCGAACACAAAGTTCTGCAATGTATGGCATTGACATTCCTCAACAAAAAATTGTCGAGTTTTGCCAGCGTTGGAAAGTGGTAGAATTCGCGCTGTTCGGCTCAATCCTACCAGAAGACTTCCGTCCCGATAGCGATGTAGATGTTTTGGTTACGTTTGCTCCTGATGCCACTTGGACGCTGTCTGATCATATTGATATGCCGGATGAACTAAAAAAACCTCTTTGGGCAGAAGGTCGAACTTGTGAGCCGTCGAGGGATTGA